In Chiloscyllium punctatum isolate Juve2018m chromosome 38, sChiPun1.3, whole genome shotgun sequence, a single genomic region encodes these proteins:
- the hps6 gene encoding BLOC-2 complex member HPS6: MPPGPGGMRLRRLSGLSRYSRHQQLRELLRPGPGPSCREESQAQPRARLRCCSRRRLFLHLSRDNRLLSFEPSPARGPAPSPLDRSFPGAEQLLEVLELERPGPGSGDPERPGSSSSSSAALITQHGRAEFWSCREAEGWQLLQAADLCSGPRARLLSAAWDGHSISWCEERPGPSAPPLHCICSRSLGPGPGLTLGPVRTLMHNNPAYRLIAAGEVIYLLPSNCPIPGNSPSNNPIPSNTPSNCPTPSNSPMHNLLKFILIWSPQEDTLTVTSLARGPLSIRRLLHEDYDFTRLVADVAGILPSLPSLEIRAVCPCPTGLLLAEANGEVSLIQNDGTARLLCHLSQSLPAEGSMLMELCGTTLAFTLGRTLQLVDSETGRLVEEATLEVQPLGLIPYWETGEIQLLAEDGIYSLGIHPSNSNIKSAFCSSSSQGQEMLEQLVLEEACKYYQKRSLSRSRLTVQKLKSEAKFQAPLTLCSILQNEFYLRKTGHYNQQTYIKLHSIMAGELQSYVNLEEAKSCLVNGSEIEVAAYIEEITEQEIQRLLRCQLDREGLVYLNSIFNTFPREAWKAVKRTLHLHQNSEGSFSARATADLWRVILSPGLPPDQSVNTNGAVPVFELICRLLYQFQPKWLPMFIELTQQHLATFRNYGGNESLENVPLYKRALSVIPPACDGGAGDPTETIIELLLCSKRPNAVIQAVRLLIERGMWQRAVEATNRFSQQGPLLKKELFAAMLVQISQHRALDPYLEEIWELCPEDTTATDVLDIILGSVPSSCESGPYSSDGNQLTIGLLRPLLTKVLTRGEDQQWIGMAEGLKTMVFPPPTPPRQKKAVDQSNPLSVEPSMEASKTL; encoded by the coding sequence ATGCCCCCTGGCCCGGGCGGGATGAGGCTCCGCCGCCTCTCCGGTCTCAGCCGCTACTCTCGACATCAGCAACTGCGGGAGCTCCTGCGACCGGGGCCCGGGCCGAGTTGCCGGGAGGAGTCTCAGGCTCAGCCCCGTGCCCGGCTCCGCTGTTGCTCCCGCCGCCGCCTCTTCCTCCACCTGTCCCGGGACAACCGGTTGCTGAGCTTCGAGCCGAGCCCGGCCAGAGGCCCGGCTCCCAGCCCCCTGGACAGGAGCTTCCCAGGGGCCGAGCAGCTGCTGGAGGTGCTGGAGCTGGAGAGGCCGGGCCCGGGGAGCGGGGACCCGGAGAGACCGGGCAGCAGCTCTTCCTCCTCCGCCGCCCTCATCACCCAGCACGGCCGGGCTGAGTTCTGGAGCTGCCGGGAGGCCGAGGGCTGGCAGCTGCTGCAGGCCGCCGACCTCTGCTCCGGTCCCCGGGCTCGGCTGCTGTCGGCCGCTTGGGATGGTCACTCCATCAGCTGGTGCGAGGAGAGGCCTGGGCCCTCCGCACCCCCTCTGCACTGCATCTGCAGCCGGAGCCTGGGCCCTGGCCCCGGCCTCACCCTGGGGCCTGTCCGCACTCTCATGCACAACAACCCGGCTTACAGGTTGATTGCGGCCGGCGAGGTCATCTACCTGCTCCCTAGCAACTGCCCCATCCCTGGCAACAGCCCCAGCAACAACCCCATCCCTAGCAACACCCCCAGCAACTGCCCCACCCCTAGCAACAGCCCCATGCACAACCTGCTCAAGTTCATCCTGATCTGGAGCCCCCAGGAAGATACCTTGACCGTCACCAGCCTGGCCCGAGGACCCCTCAGCATCAGGAGGCTGCTCCACGAGGACTACGATTTCACGAGGCTTGTGGCGGATGTCGCCGGCATCTTACCTTCCCTCCCGTCGCTGGAAATCCGGGCAGTCTGCCCCTGTCCTACTGGGCTTCTACTGGCCGAGGCCAATGGAGAGGTCAGCCTGATCCAAAACGATGGGACCGCCCGGCTCCTGTGCCACCTCAGCCAGAGCCTGCCAGCTGAGGGCTCGATGCTGATGGAACTATGTGGGACCACCCTGGCCTTTACGTTGGGCAGGACACTGCAACTCGTTGACAGTGAGACAGGTAGGTTGGTGGAGGAGGCAACACTGGAGGTGCAGCCGCTGGGCCTCATACCCTATTGGGAAACAGGCGAGATCCAACTGCTGGCAGAGGACGGCATTTATTCCCTCGGTATTCATCCCAGTAATTCTAACATCAAGTCAGCGTTCTGTTCAAGCAGCAGCCAGGGACAGGAGATGTTGGAACAGCTGGTCTTAGAAGAAGCCTGCAAGTACTACCAGAAAAGGAGTTTGAGCCGCAGCAGATTGACAGTGCAGAAGCTGAAAAGTGAGGCGAAGTTCCAAGCGCCTCTCACCCTCTGCTCCATCTTGCAGAATGAATTCTATCTCAGGAAGACTGGCCACTATAACCAGCAAACCTATATCAAACTGCACAGCATCATGGCTGGGGAATTACAAAGCTATGTCAACTTGGAAGAAGCCAAGTCCTGCTTGGTAAATGGATCTGAAATTGAGGTTGCTGCTTACATTGAGGAAATAACTGAGCAGGAGATTCAGAGGCTGCTGCGTTGCCAGCTTGACCGAGAGGGTCTGGTCTACTTAAATTCCATTTTCAACACATTCCCAAGGGAAGCATGGAAAGCTGTTAAACGGACACTGCACCTGCACCAGAATAGTGAAGGATCCTTCTCTGCCAGAGCCACAGCTGACCTATGGAGAGTGATACTGAGCCCAGGTCTCCCACCAGACCAGTCAGTCAACACCAATGGAGCAGTTCCAGTTTTTGAACTGATCTGTCGTCTGCTGTACCAATTCCAGCCTAAATGGCTGCCAATGTTCATTGAGCTGACACAGCAGCACCTGGCCACTTTCCGGAATTATGGGGGGAACGAGAGTCTGGAGAACGTTCCCCTCTACAAGAGGGCTTTGTCAGTCATCCCACCTGCTTGCGATGGTGGGGCAGGAGATCCAACTGAAACAATCATCGAGCTCCTGCTGTGCAGCAAGAGGCCAAATGCTGTAATCCAAGCAGTTCGCCTTCTGATTGAGCGGGGAATGTGGCAAAGGGCAGTAGAGGCCACCAACAGGTTCTCCCAACAAGGGCCTCTGCTAAAGAAGGAGCTCTTTGCTGCCATGCTGGTCCAGATTTCCCAGCACCGAGCTCTGGATCCTTACCTGGAGGAGATTTGGGAGTTGTGTCCTGAGGATACCACGGCCACAGACGTATTGGACATCATCCTGGGATCTGTGCCCTCGAGCTGTGAATCTGGGCCATACTCTAGTGATGGTAACCAACTGACGATCGGGCTGCTGCGACCACTGCTCACTAAAGTGCTGACGCGGGGTGAAGATCAGCAATGGATAGGCATGGCTGAAGGGCTAAAGACAATGGTCTTCCCTCCTCCCACACCTCCCAGGCAAAAGAAAGCAGTTGACCAGTCAAACCCTCTGAGCGTTGAGCCTAGCATGGAGGCAAGCAAGACATTATGA